The proteins below are encoded in one region of Acidobacteriota bacterium:
- a CDS encoding porin — protein MRKSIQALAIFCLAAGLSLPIWAGEAGKAEDGAFFIREGEAFSLNVSTLLQVRADYNDDEVTFSGPLYTGVPSTDFDPQTDFIVRRARLRFFGEAGAEWLSYMVDVDLASLPSPSGDMLSMPSYGTALSPELQDAWLRFRMGENHSMTVGQQKDPFDYFYQEYSRDQMFLERPYLSGEPFAPRRQVGVRYSGHTASDKVGWDAMLSNGNGTGSLGDDNDEFAWSGRVYIQTPGFFGSGMTALPGRYEGLRYGIGVAAHDNEVGSTMVCEGSLAQTCGYATDNLSAFEVFGGVAGTRVRANFSWQSWSQDNAGFNPAGGPDELQLDSCTVEVGAWVGDHSEVALRYESWTTDPLDTIYTGELQSEYETTALTAGFNYYFTGNHDLKLQINVGQFEMAIDDRLDISDPLEALAAGDFIRGRTEAKSNFIRIGIQHAF, from the coding sequence ATGCGGAAGTCGATCCAGGCGTTGGCAATCTTCTGCCTGGCCGCCGGTCTGTCACTGCCCATCTGGGCCGGCGAGGCCGGGAAGGCGGAGGACGGTGCGTTTTTCATCCGCGAGGGCGAGGCATTCAGTCTCAACGTCTCGACTCTGCTGCAGGTCCGGGCGGACTACAACGATGACGAGGTGACCTTCTCCGGCCCCCTCTACACGGGGGTGCCGAGCACGGACTTCGACCCCCAGACCGATTTCATCGTCCGCCGCGCCCGGCTGCGCTTCTTCGGCGAAGCCGGTGCGGAGTGGCTGAGCTACATGGTCGACGTGGACCTGGCCAGCCTCCCCTCCCCCAGCGGGGACATGCTCTCCATGCCCAGCTACGGCACCGCCCTCAGCCCGGAGTTGCAGGACGCGTGGCTGCGGTTCCGCATGGGCGAGAATCACAGCATGACAGTGGGCCAGCAGAAGGACCCCTTCGACTACTTCTACCAGGAGTACTCCCGCGACCAGATGTTCCTCGAGCGCCCCTACCTCAGCGGCGAGCCCTTCGCTCCGCGCCGCCAGGTGGGCGTGCGCTACTCCGGCCACACCGCCAGCGACAAGGTGGGTTGGGACGCGATGCTGAGCAACGGTAACGGCACCGGCAGCCTGGGCGACGACAACGACGAGTTCGCCTGGTCGGGCCGAGTCTACATCCAGACGCCCGGCTTCTTCGGCAGCGGCATGACGGCCCTCCCGGGCCGGTACGAGGGCCTGCGTTACGGCATCGGCGTGGCCGCCCACGACAACGAAGTGGGCTCCACCATGGTCTGCGAGGGCAGCCTCGCCCAGACCTGCGGCTATGCCACCGACAACCTGTCGGCCTTCGAGGTCTTCGGCGGTGTGGCCGGCACGCGGGTCCGCGCCAACTTCTCGTGGCAGTCCTGGAGCCAGGACAACGCCGGTTTCAACCCCGCGGGCGGGCCGGACGAGCTGCAACTCGACTCCTGCACCGTCGAAGTGGGAGCCTGGGTGGGCGATCACAGCGAAGTGGCCCTGCGCTACGAGTCCTGGACCACCGACCCGCTCGACACGATCTACACGGGCGAACTGCAGAGCGAGTACGAGACCACGGCCCTGACCGCGGGCTTCAACTACTACTTCACGGGCAACCACGACCTCAAGCTGCAAATCAACGTGGGCCAGTTCGAAATGGCCATCGATGATCGCCTGGACATCAGCGACCCCCTCGAAGCGCTCGCGGCCGGCGACTTCATTCGCGGCAGAACCGAGGCCAAGTCCAACTTCATTCGCATCGGAATCCAGCACGCCTTTTAG